The following is a genomic window from Parabacteroides johnsonii DSM 18315.
GGTATTTGTGTTTGAATTGCATTTGTACTATATTTCTCTTCAGGACAAACTTCTTTGTCTGGGTATCTCGTAGTGGCCTCTGTACCATTGAATAGAATACCCAAACAATAGAGTACCGTATTTACATAATTATATTTTACTTCATCATGTCCAGTAAGCATCATTATATAATTATTTGAATATACTGTTGTGGCCTTATTCACTAATTTGACTATAATTGGTAGTTTTTTCTCGAAATTATTTTCTATACCATTGATAGCTTGAGATATAAATTTACAATTTTCTGCATTATATCCATTATCAAATCTTTCATAAAGTTCTTTGAAGGCTTCTTCTGGTGCATGTCCTAAACCAATAGGTCTATCAATTACATCACATTCCAGAAGGATGCCTTTTATTAGACATTCGACACATTGCTGGAGAAAGAAGATGCAATGCGCAAACCTTTCATTCTTAAAAAGGACTTTTGCTGTTGCCAAATTTTCTGTCGCCACAATATACCATTTAATACCTGCACAATTGCAGCCTGCTATTATAGCATAAGCATCATTCACATCTTCTGTGTGTAAATTTTCTTTTACTAATTTTCTGTTTCTACTCATTGCTACTACTATATTTAACAAACGCAAAATTAGCTATTTGCATTTCAATAAACGATAGTTGTGGCTTAAAATTATTGCACTATGAAATAACTTTTGTCTATTAGAATTTTAGTATCTCTCTATTAGAAACAGACTTCTACCATGATTTGGTTTGTCCTAATGTTATAGCGCAAATAATAGTTGCCCCAAATGATTCAAGAATTCTTTTTTCATGTTCTATACCGTTACCAGAAGTACGTACATCATCAAATAAAACAATGTATTTGTTCTTGAACCAATTTGCGTCATACGATTTTCCTACGGCAACTGTTCCTCCTTCATGTTTAGCTTCTCCATCTGCTACAATATTTATGTGGTTGTAAGCATTATACATATTTAAATCACTGCATACTTTTTCGGCAAACAGTTTGAAACGTCTATCATTTTTCATACGGGTGGAAGCTGTTAAGCACACGAGCGTAAGTTTGGAAACGTCTGTGCCAAAGGTCTCACTTAGTATATTTTCAGTCCATTTAACAGCTCGATTTAATGCCATATCATGTTCGTATTCACTAACGTTTTTGAACGGATCATTTTTGAAACTCCATATAAATTTCCATGCATCCCACATTTCGCTCGTAGCATAATCCTTGTAATTTTTATAACTGTAGTAGTCACAACACCATTTGTGCTTTACAGAACCATTCCATGTGTGTGTATACCAATCAGACACACACTTTAATAAAGCGTTCTTTTCTTGTTGCTTCCGTTCCTCATCTCTACGCCTTTGTTCCGCTTCTTTTCGTTCCCGTTCAATCTCCTGTAATTCCCGGTCTTTGCTATTGATATTAGTTTCGGAATTTAAGATTTCCAGTATTAGCGAAAAGTCACATTCATCTAAATCTATAGTGCCGTATATTGCATTGAATCCCATTGAATAGATTTGTCGCAAATGCTTTGCGGCCTCTCTTGATTCTTGTTCTTGATTATATTTTTCAACATACAAGAATAGTTCGCTTCCTACTTTTACAACATCAAAATAGTCGCTTATATAAATCTCTGACTTACCATATTTTGCTTTATTAAAAGCTTTAATGGCATTGGCATTCTTCTGTTTTGCTAAGACTGCATCATCGAATGGTATCCCTATTTCATCAAAGTTGCTGCGGAGATCATAGAAGTCAGCTATCGTGAAACTGTCAGTAAAGTTGCATTTCTCGCCATAGTAGATTGAATCCAAAATAGCTCTTTTCAATTTTTTCTCATCGTCAATGCATATGTCTGCATTGAAAGATGTTACGGTTTCTGATTCGTTGGAAGACAAAATATGAATAATCTCTGCCTCAGAATCAATTTCATCTTTGGAAAAAGAGTTGAGACAAAATTTTCTACAGCCAGCTATGAGACTTATCAATTTAGCATGATTATCATATAATGCCAAGAAACAATTTTTGATTTCAAATTTTTCCTCATCGACAGTATTCAACTCGTCTAAAGGAATATCATCGAATATTCTGCCGTGAGAAAAGTTCTTCCATGCTTTACTGTATTTATGTTCAATCCGATGGGCTTCTTTAAGAACTGAAGCAATATTCTCAATTCGGTTCTTGGATTGACCAACCCTTTGAATTTCCACAAAAGAATGGTAGGAACTCTTCGTTCCGATAAATCTATCCACAGCCTCTTTATTTGAACGTATCAGTTGTGAATAGGTTTTCATCCAAGAATCTATGGTTCTTATTTCCGAGAAATGTTCAGCAACAATCTCTTTATGCTCATAGCCTTTCAACAATGGTCTGGATTGCTGTTTCATCCAAACTTCATAAGCAGATTTATAGTTTTTAATTACCTTGTCGTAGGTTGTTACAACATTATTATAGTCCTTGTGCTTGAATATGTAGGCAAATATGGATTTCATGATAATTTAATGTTATACAGACATTTGGGATATTTAAGACTGCTGGTTTTGAATGTTTTTACTCCGCCCATTATGGAAATTTTCTTGTCTGCGACTTTCCCAAATAGCAACCTTGATTTTTTATCTACCATAAAGTCGTGGAGTTCTGAGTTTTCCGTTCTTGAAATATACCCCCACTCAAAAAACAAATCACCACCATTAGGTTCAAGTCCCATGAGTTGGTCAACTTCACACCCCTTATTCACAGGTAACCAACGAAGCACTTTAATTGCATTTGCATCATATTCGTTCTCCAATTCGGCAAATAGTACACAATAGGTATCATGGCATGTTGCATAAGGAGCATAGAATTGTTCTCCTACAAGCGAAAACTTTTTTGTCAAAAACAGTTCTGGAACATCCGTTATTTTCAATTCCTCGATGTCTGGAAACCTGTTTACAGGCATACCAATGTCATCAACTTTATCTTTATTCATGAAGAAATGCGATTCGGGATATATTGGTATTATTCTGTGGAGCGGCATCTTATTTTCGTTTATTTCAACTCCGCAATGTAATACACAACCATCCTTAACCCGCTCACAGACATCTTTGCAGACAATGTTTTTAAGCATTCTGATGTTTCCTCCACCGTGATTTCTAACAGGGAATAGTAAAGCCATGTCGAACGTGACAGAAAGGAATCTATGGATAATCTTGTTAAACATGAAATACCCTTTCAGCTTATTCGATGGCAGAGTATTATTGGAATCGATAAAAATATCGAACACGTCACGGGCTTCTGACAAAGGAGTTCCGATAAGAAGATTTGAAATTCTTATAGCCTTTTTATAGGCATCATTTAGGCGTTTATGCAATTCCTCAACACCGTCAACATATTTCGGTGGTAAATAGCCAAAATCTTTTTTATCCATAGTTTCATCATCTTATTAAGGTTAGTATCTCTTCCGGTTTGACAATGGCATGAGAATACCCCGAATGTAGGAGTTCTACTCTTTCCTTTGTCCCCCAAAAGCACGCAACGCTTTCAATACCAGCTGCATTCGATGATTGGATGTCAATTACTCGGTCACCAAACGATATGGCTTCTTTAGCCGAAATGCCCATAAGTTCTATTGCTTTGAGCATGGGTGCCGGGTGTGGCTTTGTTGGCTTTGCATCATGATAGCCTACAATGTACTGGGCTGGTATGTGGTAATATGCTACCAGTTTATCAATATATGGCCGTGGAGATGTACTTACAATACAAGTTTTTATGTTACATTTGCGGATGATTTCCAGAACGCCAGCCATGCCATCATACATTGTTGTATGTGGAATCAAGCTATATGCCTGTGTCCAATCTCTGCGATGACGCGATTCTTCCAACAGAGTGGTATCAACCAGGGTTAAGTCCATATCGAAAATAATGCTTCTCATACCCTCAGTCGAATAATGATGTTTGTTTGACTGTTTTCACTTCTGAGCGGATGGCTTTCTCACACATCAGGAAAACCTCGTTTATTGATGCCGAACGCAGGGGATACGCTTTCCCCTCTTTGATGAGCTTTATGTTGCCCTGCACTTTTTCATGGGT
Proteins encoded in this region:
- a CDS encoding HAD family hydrolase; the protein is MRSIIFDMDLTLVDTTLLEESRHRRDWTQAYSLIPHTTMYDGMAGVLEIIRKCNIKTCIVSTSPRPYIDKLVAYYHIPAQYIVGYHDAKPTKPHPAPMLKAIELMGISAKEAISFGDRVIDIQSSNAAGIESVACFWGTKERVELLHSGYSHAIVKPEEILTLIR
- a CDS encoding YqkE family protein, with the protein product MKSIFAYIFKHKDYNNVVTTYDKVIKNYKSAYEVWMKQQSRPLLKGYEHKEIVAEHFSEIRTIDSWMKTYSQLIRSNKEAVDRFIGTKSSYHSFVEIQRVGQSKNRIENIASVLKEAHRIEHKYSKAWKNFSHGRIFDDIPLDELNTVDEEKFEIKNCFLALYDNHAKLISLIAGCRKFCLNSFSKDEIDSEAEIIHILSSNESETVTSFNADICIDDEKKLKRAILDSIYYGEKCNFTDSFTIADFYDLRSNFDEIGIPFDDAVLAKQKNANAIKAFNKAKYGKSEIYISDYFDVVKVGSELFLYVEKYNQEQESREAAKHLRQIYSMGFNAIYGTIDLDECDFSLILEILNSETNINSKDRELQEIERERKEAEQRRRDEERKQQEKNALLKCVSDWYTHTWNGSVKHKWCCDYYSYKNYKDYATSEMWDAWKFIWSFKNDPFKNVSEYEHDMALNRAVKWTENILSETFGTDVSKLTLVCLTASTRMKNDRRFKLFAEKVCSDLNMYNAYNHINIVADGEAKHEGGTVAVGKSYDANWFKNKYIVLFDDVRTSGNGIEHEKRILESFGATIICAITLGQTKSW
- a CDS encoding HEPN domain-containing protein; the protein is MSRNRKLVKENLHTEDVNDAYAIIAGCNCAGIKWYIVATENLATAKVLFKNERFAHCIFFLQQCVECLIKGILLECDVIDRPIGLGHAPEEAFKELYERFDNGYNAENCKFISQAINGIENNFEKKLPIIVKLVNKATTVYSNNYIMMLTGHDEVKYNYVNTVLYCLGILFNGTEATTRYPDKEVCPEEKYSTNAIQTQIPSLLNLIERIIGIITWGLPEYNIHKIPKNNL